Proteins from a single region of Gemmatimonadota bacterium:
- a CDS encoding phosphomannomutase/phosphoglucomutase, with protein sequence MLFPRTVFREYDVRGTVGDQLTPELAHHLGRGFASVVTERFGRPPVLVVGRDNRPSGDALAAAVREGIVAAGGTAIDVGTLPTPALYFAVQALATDGGVQVTGSHNPPEFNGFKMVITGGSMHGEAIQQLWERIAVEQYATGVGRHASDASILGRYREAIVSRHSLARPVKAVVDCGNGAAALIAISTLQALGVDVVPLFAESDGTFPNHHPDPTVLENLVDLQEAVRAHGAELGIAFDGDGDRIGAVDESARPIWGDQLLVLYGRDAVRRFGPGVPVIFDVKCSESLPAALTAAGARPVMWKTGHSLIKAKMKEEAAPLAGEMSGHIFFGGDWLGFDDALFAAARLCEIVSHGPGGLAALLADLPETFATPELRVDCSDETKFAIVEAAADHFAARYPVVTIDGVRIRYPDGWGLLRASNTQPILVLRFEGTSAAARDAHHAEMTAWLATRGIGA encoded by the coding sequence ATGCTCTTTCCGCGCACGGTCTTTCGTGAATACGACGTCCGGGGCACCGTCGGCGATCAGCTGACGCCGGAGCTGGCCCACCACCTCGGGCGCGGTTTCGCGTCAGTGGTGACCGAACGCTTCGGCCGTCCGCCGGTGCTGGTGGTGGGTCGCGACAACCGCCCCTCTGGCGATGCGCTCGCGGCGGCGGTTCGTGAAGGAATCGTGGCCGCCGGCGGTACCGCGATCGATGTCGGCACGCTGCCGACGCCGGCGCTCTACTTCGCGGTGCAGGCGCTCGCGACGGATGGGGGCGTCCAGGTCACTGGCTCGCACAATCCGCCGGAGTTCAACGGCTTCAAGATGGTGATCACCGGTGGCTCGATGCACGGCGAGGCGATCCAGCAGCTTTGGGAGCGAATCGCCGTCGAGCAGTACGCCACCGGAGTCGGGCGCCACGCGAGCGACGCCTCGATCCTTGGCCGCTATCGCGAGGCGATCGTGTCGCGGCACAGCCTGGCGCGCCCGGTGAAGGCCGTGGTCGACTGCGGCAATGGCGCGGCGGCGTTGATCGCCATCTCCACGTTGCAGGCACTCGGTGTCGATGTGGTCCCGCTCTTCGCGGAGAGCGACGGGACCTTTCCGAATCATCATCCCGATCCGACGGTCCTCGAGAATCTCGTCGACCTGCAGGAGGCGGTGCGCGCGCACGGTGCCGAGCTCGGCATCGCCTTCGACGGCGATGGTGATCGCATCGGCGCGGTCGATGAATCGGCCCGTCCCATCTGGGGCGATCAGTTGCTGGTCCTCTACGGCCGCGATGCCGTGCGGCGGTTCGGGCCGGGCGTGCCGGTGATCTTCGACGTGAAGTGCTCCGAGTCCCTGCCGGCGGCCCTGACGGCGGCCGGTGCACGGCCGGTCATGTGGAAGACCGGGCACTCGCTGATCAAGGCGAAGATGAAGGAAGAGGCGGCGCCGCTTGCCGGCGAGATGAGCGGTCACATCTTCTTCGGCGGGGATTGGCTCGGATTCGATGACGCCCTCTTTGCCGCCGCTCGGCTCTGCGAAATCGTCTCCCACGGGCCAGGCGGCCTTGCGGCGCTCTTGGCCGACCTGCCGGAGACGTTCGCCACCCCCGAGCTCCGGGTCGATTGCAGCGACGAGACGAAGTTCGCGATTGTCGAGGCGGCCGCCGACCACTTCGCAGCGCGCTATCCCGTGGTCACCATCGATGGCGTGCGGATCCGGTACCCCGACGGCTGGGGGCTCCTCCGCGCATCCAATACGCAGCCGATCCTGGTGCTCCGATTCGAGGGGACGTCGGCTGCGGCACGCGACGCGCACCACGCCGAGATGACGGCCTGGCTCGCCACGCGGGGCATCGGGGCCTAG
- a CDS encoding NADH-quinone oxidoreductase subunit N has translation MNTPIDLSTPAGATLALLPELLLTAWSLVVLLVVGWRHRTAQDMRLVGVLSLGGYLLAGAGTAYLAAIGAHPDGLAMMVALDGFRFASDALLLGIGFAVTIMSLRWLERQGILAPEYYVLLMLATVGMMLLAGAVDMTVLFLGLEVMSISVYVLAGYDRTRRASAEAALKYFLIGSFASGFLLYGIALTYGATGQFNFALIGAQLASTPPTLMAKFGMGLLLVGFAFKVAAVPFHAWAPDVYEGAPTPVTSFMASGVKAAAFLALARLLAEAFPAYVELWRPILAGLAIVTILIGNLVALAQTSLKRMLAYSAIAHAGYLFLALYANSNEGTASVMVYLIAYSITTVAAFGILASIERAGARTVQLTDLEGLYAVRPFASLGLSLCMLSLLGFPGTFGFIGKWFLISATLRQGEVLLPVVAMLGSGISIGYYLPVVLSMTLKPTRTRQAHQSIRFPLPAKVAVAVCIAAIVVLGVWPQPVLDFAGQTAGQLRAIATPIMTR, from the coding sequence ATGAACACCCCGATCGATCTGTCGACGCCGGCCGGGGCCACACTCGCCCTGCTCCCGGAGCTGCTGCTCACGGCGTGGTCGCTCGTGGTGCTGCTTGTCGTCGGCTGGCGCCATCGCACCGCACAGGACATGCGACTCGTCGGCGTCCTCTCCCTCGGCGGCTACCTCTTGGCCGGTGCCGGCACCGCTTACCTGGCGGCGATCGGGGCGCACCCCGACGGCCTGGCGATGATGGTCGCGCTCGACGGCTTCCGCTTCGCCAGCGACGCGCTGCTCCTGGGCATCGGCTTCGCCGTCACCATCATGTCGCTCCGTTGGCTCGAGCGGCAGGGCATCCTCGCGCCGGAGTACTATGTCCTGCTGATGCTCGCGACGGTCGGCATGATGCTGCTCGCCGGCGCGGTCGACATGACGGTGCTGTTCCTCGGCCTCGAAGTGATGTCGATCTCGGTGTACGTGCTGGCCGGGTACGACCGGACCCGGCGCGCCTCCGCCGAGGCGGCGCTCAAGTACTTCCTGATCGGCTCCTTTGCCTCCGGCTTCCTGCTGTACGGGATCGCGCTCACCTACGGCGCGACCGGCCAGTTCAACTTCGCGCTCATCGGCGCGCAGTTGGCCAGCACGCCGCCGACGCTGATGGCGAAGTTCGGGATGGGCCTCCTGCTTGTCGGCTTCGCGTTCAAGGTGGCGGCCGTGCCATTCCACGCCTGGGCACCCGATGTGTACGAGGGGGCGCCGACGCCGGTGACTTCGTTCATGGCCAGCGGCGTCAAGGCTGCGGCCTTTCTTGCCCTGGCGCGCCTCCTGGCCGAGGCGTTTCCGGCCTACGTCGAGCTGTGGCGACCGATTCTCGCCGGGCTGGCGATCGTCACCATCCTCATCGGCAACCTGGTCGCCCTGGCGCAGACGTCGCTGAAGCGGATGCTGGCGTACAGCGCGATTGCGCACGCCGGCTACCTCTTCCTCGCGCTCTATGCCAACAGCAACGAAGGCACCGCATCGGTCATGGTCTACCTGATCGCGTACTCGATCACGACGGTGGCCGCCTTCGGCATCCTCGCCTCGATCGAGCGCGCCGGCGCCCGCACGGTGCAGTTGACCGACCTCGAAGGGCTCTACGCCGTGCGGCCCTTTGCCTCGCTCGGCCTGTCGCTCTGCATGCTCTCACTGCTCGGCTTTCCGGGGACCTTCGGCTTCATCGGCAAGTGGTTCCTGATCTCTGCCACGCTGCGTCAGGGTGAGGTGCTGCTCCCGGTCGTCGCCATGCTCGGCAGCGGCATCTCGATCGGCTACTATCTCCCGGTGGTCCTCTCGATGACGCTGAAGCCCACGCGGACCCGGCAGGCCCACCAGAGCATCCGCTTCCCGTTGCCGGCCAAGGTGGCGGTCGCGGTGTGCATCGCCGCGATCGTGGTGCTCGGCGTCTGGCCGCAGCCGGTGCTGGACTTCGCGGGGCAGACGGCCGGCCAGTTGCGCGCCATCGCCACGCCCATCATGACGCGCTGA
- a CDS encoding NADH-quinone oxidoreductase subunit M, translated as MAAFLAGIGYDRWILHVLLVLPLIGMPLVLLFPVKAARWIALTVALLEFFLGIGLWWAFDPANGGMQFVTDVPWLSGYGIGYRVGIDGISVLMVLLSVVMMPLVVWGSWRSIDQKQRGFYALLLAMKAGMLGVFVSLDLFLFYTFWELLLIPMYFMIGIWGSSNRLYAATKFVIYTFVGSLLMLVAILWMVFQVGKATGTYSFAYAHLLEHADVMAPWGGWLFVAFALAFAVKVPLFPFHTWLPDAHTEAPTAGSVDLAVILLKMGTYGFLRFAIPFVPAFALSKTTGMVMTTLAVVGIVYAALVAMVQPDLKRLVAYSSVSHLGFVMLGIWGSTVESVQGAMMVMVSHGISTGALFFIIGMLYERRHTRMISEFGGLARVAPLMSLAFVITAFSSIGLPGLNGFVGEFLVLIGSFGRYPVLVGVATTAVVFSAAYMLWATQRVFFNRFTNPANEGIGDLNIREIAVLTPLIAAMVWIGLYPGPLLRRTESAVKRYVEMIEPSLPPAPLPGPVGIRPGGVR; from the coding sequence ATGGCCGCCTTCCTCGCTGGCATCGGCTACGATCGCTGGATCCTGCACGTGCTGCTGGTGCTCCCGCTGATCGGGATGCCCCTCGTCCTGCTCTTTCCGGTCAAGGCGGCGCGCTGGATCGCGCTCACCGTCGCCCTGCTGGAGTTCTTCCTCGGCATCGGCCTCTGGTGGGCCTTCGATCCCGCCAATGGGGGGATGCAGTTCGTCACCGACGTGCCATGGCTCTCCGGCTACGGCATTGGCTACCGCGTCGGCATCGACGGCATCTCCGTGCTGATGGTGCTGCTCTCCGTCGTGATGATGCCGCTGGTCGTCTGGGGCAGCTGGCGGAGCATCGACCAGAAGCAACGCGGCTTCTATGCCTTGCTCCTCGCGATGAAGGCGGGGATGCTCGGCGTCTTCGTCTCGCTCGACCTCTTCCTCTTCTACACCTTCTGGGAACTGCTGCTGATCCCGATGTATTTCATGATCGGCATCTGGGGCAGCTCGAACCGGCTCTACGCGGCGACCAAGTTCGTCATCTACACCTTCGTCGGGTCGCTGCTCATGCTGGTGGCGATCCTGTGGATGGTCTTCCAGGTTGGGAAGGCGACGGGCACGTACTCGTTTGCCTATGCGCACCTCCTCGAACATGCCGACGTGATGGCACCGTGGGGCGGCTGGCTGTTCGTCGCCTTCGCCCTGGCCTTCGCGGTCAAGGTGCCGCTCTTCCCGTTCCACACCTGGCTGCCGGATGCGCACACCGAGGCGCCAACCGCCGGCTCGGTCGACCTCGCCGTGATCCTGCTCAAGATGGGGACCTACGGCTTCCTGCGGTTCGCGATTCCATTCGTCCCGGCCTTCGCCCTCTCGAAGACCACCGGGATGGTGATGACGACGCTCGCGGTCGTCGGCATCGTGTACGCCGCCCTCGTGGCGATGGTCCAACCCGATCTGAAGCGGCTGGTCGCCTATTCCTCCGTCTCCCACCTGGGCTTCGTCATGCTGGGGATCTGGGGGAGCACGGTCGAGAGCGTTCAGGGGGCCATGATGGTCATGGTCTCGCACGGCATCTCCACCGGCGCGCTCTTCTTCATCATCGGCATGCTCTACGAACGACGGCACACCCGGATGATCTCCGAGTTCGGCGGTCTCGCGCGGGTGGCGCCGCTGATGTCGCTCGCCTTCGTGATCACCGCGTTCTCCTCGATCGGATTGCCCGGGCTGAACGGCTTCGTCGGTGAATTCCTGGTGCTGATCGGCTCGTTTGGCCGGTACCCCGTGCTGGTGGGGGTTGCGACGACCGCCGTGGTCTTCTCGGCGGCCTACATGCTCTGGGCCACCCAGCGCGTCTTCTTCAATCGCTTCACCAATCCGGCGAACGAGGGGATCGGCGATCTCAACATCCGTGAGATCGCCGTACTGACGCCGCTCATCGCGGCCATGGTCTGGATCGGACTCTATCCGGGCCCGCTGCTTCGGCGGACCGAGAGCGCGGTCAAGCGCTACGTGGAAATGATCGAGCCCTCGCTGCCGCCCGCACCGCTCCCTGGGCCGGTTGGCATCCGCCCGGGAGGTGTCCGATGA